AATCTGATGTGATACCGGCTGATACGTATAAATGCCCCATCTCACTGCTTGAACAACCTGAGCCTGAACAACTGTCTGAATCAGGAAGTCTCCAGTCGTCAAAACTTTGGAAGATAAGGGCTGCAGCCCAGGCATTGGCTTCCTCCCAGGTCATTGTTTGGCCTGAGTAATTGGCATCCTGCAGCCAGGTTATATTAAGCGTATCATCGTATATCAGGCCGTTCCCTCTGTCAATAAGAGATGCTTCAGATGAAGTGACAAAGACCAGGAATACCAATATCCCAGATAGAAATATAAATGGAATTCTTGTCTGCATAATATTTCTTATTCTCATAGGCCAGTCTTTAGTTCATTCCTCATTTGATAGTTTATTTGACAGCGAATAACCGGTCATTGCGTTAATATCAGCCGTAAGTTCCTCAAGTCTAAGATCTTTTTCTATTTTCTCCTCTATTAATTCAGGAGGGTAAAGCAGTATTTCAATCTGGAGCCTGCGTCTTTCATAATAAAGCCTTGTGACATCATTCAGTACATCATCTCTAAGCTGTGTCATCAATCTTGATCTTGTATCTATCGATGTTTGGTCGCTGTTCCATATCAGATCCCCCAATTCCCAGGTCATTGAGATCGACCACCCGTCATCTTTTCCATCTGTAACATCATCGTCTTTGTATTTCTCAGATGATGTGCTGTAAAAATATGTGCTGCTCTGCCAGTTTTTTCCTATGCCATAATCTATCTTCAGGTCAGGAAGCCAGGCCTTTCTTGCTGCAGCATCACTCCATTTTCTTATCTTATCTGGATTTACCTCGGCATATTCGATTGCAGCTTTCTGAATATCTTCTATGCTCGGCTCATTATCAAAATAGGATAGATAGTTCTCTGCGATAAGGTTATTATCTTTATGAAATGAATGTGCTGGTTTGCGGACGGTCTTGTATACACCTTTATCAGTGGCTGCCCATAAGGTGACGGAATCTTTCATAGATGACGAGACAGTTGCCAGACGATTTATAGCAGTTGCCTTAATCCCTTTGTAAAGTTCTTCCCATCTGTCAGATTGTCTTGAGTATTTAAATACTCCTCTGTCAGTAGCAGAATATAGGATGTCTGTATCATCGGGATTAACAATAATGTGGTTTATGTTTCGGCTTAGCTGTCCGAAATCGCTAACATTACTCCAGGTCTCTCCTCTATCATCACTTTTTAACAATCCTTCAAAAGTACCTATATAGATAACATTTATTTCATGAGTGCTAAGCGCTACTGATTTGATCAACATTGAATATAGAATATCTATATCGGTCGTATCATCTTGGTCTGATAATTCAAGTTCGTCGCTGCTTTTTTCTGTGTAATAGCCGGTTCTGTAAATCAGAGCCCAGTTCATGCCGCTGTCTTCACTTCTGTATAGGTCATTCCCTGATGCGGCATATATGATATTTGGATCAATATTATTAATAGAGATGATTGATACGCCATTTTTTGATGGCAATGATAGGATCTTCAACCAATCTTTCCCCTTATTATCAGTCCTGAAAAGGCCTGCTTTAACCCCAATATAAATGATCTCATCATTATCAGGATGGACGGCAACTGATAACACTGCATTTTCAAGAGTTCCACTTCCTTTAAATAATTCTTCCCAACTGTAACCTTCATCTTTACTTCTGTACAGTCCACCACTTGTTCCTATATAAACTATTTTCGGATCTTCAGAAGATAGCGTGACAGAGTTTATCGTATTGCCTGTTCCTTTGAACGATAATATCTCTTTCCAGTTCACCCCGCTGTCATAAGTTAAGTAAATCGTATCGTACGAACTAACAAAGATTTTATTAGGATTGTCAGGTGTTATAGATATATTCAGAAGCTCAGTGTCTTTAATTCCATGGCTTGAGTATTCCCATATAAAATCAGAGGTTGTGTCATATCCAGAACCTGCAGAAGGCGACAAAACAATGAAAATAGATAGGATAATAAAAAGTATTATGTTAGCCATATAGTAATAAATTCACACTTTCTTCACAAAAAAAACATACAATTAACACAAATCATATTTGACTACTTGATTAATACAATACTATTTGACTTCTTACAATCAATTAAATTGATTACTAAACCGTATATTAATCACGCGGCCTTTTCGCTGTCAGGCCACAGTTCTTCCACTTTTTTACCTAATTCTT
The nucleotide sequence above comes from Thermodesulfovibrionia bacterium. Encoded proteins:
- a CDS encoding YCF48-related protein yields the protein MANIILFIILSIFIVLSPSAGSGYDTTSDFIWEYSSHGIKDTELLNISITPDNPNKIFVSSYDTIYLTYDSGVNWKEILSFKGTGNTINSVTLSSEDPKIVYIGTSGGLYRSKDEGYSWEELFKGSGTLENAVLSVAVHPDNDEIIYIGVKAGLFRTDNKGKDWLKILSLPSKNGVSIISINNIDPNIIYAASGNDLYRSEDSGMNWALIYRTGYYTEKSSDELELSDQDDTTDIDILYSMLIKSVALSTHEINVIYIGTFEGLLKSDDRGETWSNVSDFGQLSRNINHIIVNPDDTDILYSATDRGVFKYSRQSDRWEELYKGIKATAINRLATVSSSMKDSVTLWAATDKGVYKTVRKPAHSFHKDNNLIAENYLSYFDNEPSIEDIQKAAIEYAEVNPDKIRKWSDAAARKAWLPDLKIDYGIGKNWQSSTYFYSTSSEKYKDDDVTDGKDDGWSISMTWELGDLIWNSDQTSIDTRSRLMTQLRDDVLNDVTRLYYERRRLQIEILLYPPELIEEKIEKDLRLEELTADINAMTGYSLSNKLSNEE
- a CDS encoding DUF1566 domain-containing protein, translating into MQTRIPFIFLSGILVFLVFVTSSEASLIDRGNGLIYDDTLNITWLQDANYSGQTMTWEEANAWAAALIFQSFDDWRLPDSDSCSGSGCSSSEMGHLYVSAGITSDSPGSFINVKPFMYWSSTEYAANNSQAWRYSFKYGTQGVSDKGLTRYAWAARDGDSMPSMAPEPSTAVLFSSGIATLFGLKRRAIYRIIKRK